Proteins from a single region of Diaphorobacter limosus:
- a CDS encoding sensor histidine kinase gives MEYYQQAFDSSPDGLLVVDPQGLIVQANAQACTLFGYASGELDQQMIEALVPKHRRRQHIGHREHYGESPHPRAMGGQGLQLAGLRKDGSEFSVDVMLSPLRGNIGPMTLCVVRDVTERVHTERLMRDLLESAPDAMVIVNAQGRIELVNSQTETVFGFARQELLGQPIEVLIPQRFRAHHPQYRSGYHANPRVRPMGEELQLYGLRKDGSEMPIEISLSPLKTSNGTLVVSAIRDISSRKRAEQLILDSLKEKEVLLKEIHHRVKNNLAVISSLFSLQSNNLDDEHLKTILRQSQDRVRSMALVHETLYSHNLAEVDFTEYVTSLSAQLLTNYSLSTGQVQLVTELEPILLSIDMAVPCGLILNELITNALKHGLQDGRAGRLLVALRRTEPGRFELEVSDDGCGLPPDFDLASGNSLGKRLIRSLVKQLNGQVQFTSAQPGTRVLLTLPLPARKESGT, from the coding sequence ATGGAGTACTACCAGCAGGCATTCGACTCATCGCCCGACGGGCTCCTGGTGGTCGATCCACAGGGGCTCATCGTGCAAGCCAACGCCCAGGCCTGCACCTTGTTTGGCTATGCATCAGGCGAGCTTGATCAGCAAATGATCGAAGCCCTGGTTCCCAAGCACCGCAGACGACAGCACATCGGTCACCGTGAGCACTACGGTGAGTCCCCCCACCCGCGCGCCATGGGTGGCCAGGGACTGCAGTTGGCGGGTCTGCGCAAGGACGGCAGCGAATTTTCCGTGGACGTCATGCTCAGCCCCCTGCGCGGCAACATCGGCCCCATGACCTTGTGCGTAGTCCGCGACGTGACCGAGCGCGTGCACACCGAAAGGCTGATGCGCGACCTGCTGGAGTCGGCACCGGACGCCATGGTCATAGTCAACGCACAGGGCAGGATAGAGTTGGTCAACTCGCAAACCGAAACCGTGTTTGGCTTTGCACGGCAGGAGCTTCTGGGCCAGCCGATCGAGGTGCTGATCCCGCAGCGCTTTCGCGCCCACCACCCCCAGTACCGAAGTGGCTACCATGCCAATCCGCGGGTGCGGCCCATGGGGGAAGAACTTCAGCTCTATGGCCTGCGCAAGGACGGCTCGGAGATGCCCATCGAAATCAGCCTCAGCCCCTTGAAGACCAGCAACGGCACGCTGGTCGTGAGCGCCATTCGCGACATCAGCAGCCGCAAGCGCGCAGAGCAACTGATACTCGACTCACTCAAGGAAAAGGAAGTCCTGCTCAAGGAGATACACCATCGGGTAAAGAACAACCTGGCGGTAATATCCAGCCTGTTTTCGCTGCAGTCCAACAACCTGGACGACGAGCACCTGAAAACCATACTGCGCCAAAGCCAGGATCGGGTGCGCTCAATGGCCCTGGTACACGAGACCTTGTACAGCCACAACCTGGCCGAGGTGGACTTTACCGAATATGTAACCAGCCTGAGCGCCCAGCTCCTCACCAACTACAGCCTGAGCACCGGCCAGGTACAGCTCGTCACCGAGCTGGAGCCCATCTTGCTCAGCATAGACATGGCCGTGCCCTGCGGGCTGATCCTCAACGAGCTGATCACCAATGCCCTCAAGCATGGCCTACAAGACGGACGCGCGGGCCGGTTGCTGGTGGCGTTGCGCCGGACAGAGCCTGGACGTTTCGAGCTGGAGGTGAGCGACGATGGCTGCGGCCTGCCGCCGGATTTTGACCTGGCCAGTGGCAACTCGCTGGGCAAGCGCCTGATACGCTCGTTGGTCAAGCAGCTCAATGGCCAGGTGCAGTTCACGTCGGCGCAGCCCGGCACAAGAGTGTTGCTGACACTACCTCTGCCCGCACGCAAGGAGTCCGGTACATGA
- a CDS encoding HPF/RaiA family ribosome-associated protein, whose product MQIQVHTNDNIQGGESLIRWAQDEAAAKLARFREHVTRVELFLSDVDAGKSGVDDKRCVIEARPAGRQPVAATAEAAKVADAVAAALDKLVRSLGDDITRAKDRQGRESIRTAE is encoded by the coding sequence ATGCAGATCCAAGTGCACACCAACGACAACATCCAGGGCGGTGAGTCGCTGATCCGTTGGGCCCAGGACGAGGCGGCAGCCAAGCTGGCGCGCTTTCGCGAACATGTGACGCGCGTGGAGCTGTTCCTGTCCGACGTGGACGCGGGCAAGTCCGGCGTGGACGACAAGCGCTGCGTGATCGAGGCCCGCCCCGCCGGCCGCCAGCCGGTGGCAGCCACCGCCGAGGCCGCCAAGGTGGCCGACGCCGTGGCCGCGGCACTGGACAAGCTGGTGCGCTCGCTGGGCGACGACATCACCCGCGCCAAGGATCGCCAGGGCCGCGAAAGCATTCGCACGGCGGAGTGA
- a CDS encoding GyrI-like domain-containing protein: MIETPQIIDTGPARAAALIRVHCPREELLCTMGRGVRELLDRIRAQGAQPIGPLFTHHLRRPTDSFDSEVGVLVSRPVGRIGHVYPGQWPAMQMVRTLYRGRYENLPQAWTDLRAWIAGQGLATTGELWECYITGPEIGSDPSAWRTELYLPLCDGSGDAAKNIASDDCCECA; encoded by the coding sequence ATGATCGAGACACCACAGATCATCGACACCGGCCCCGCGCGCGCCGCAGCCTTGATTCGCGTCCACTGCCCGCGTGAAGAGTTGCTGTGCACCATGGGACGCGGGGTGCGTGAGCTGCTGGATCGCATCCGCGCCCAGGGCGCCCAACCCATAGGCCCGTTGTTCACCCACCATCTGCGCCGGCCCACCGACAGCTTTGACAGCGAGGTGGGTGTGCTCGTAAGCCGGCCCGTGGGCCGCATCGGCCATGTCTATCCAGGCCAATGGCCGGCCATGCAGATGGTGCGCACCCTGTACCGTGGCCGCTACGAAAACCTGCCGCAGGCCTGGACCGATCTGCGCGCCTGGATTGCCGGCCAGGGCCTGGCCACCACCGGCGAGCTGTGGGAGTGCTACATCACCGGCCCCGAGATCGGCTCGGACCCCAGTGCCTGGCGCACCGAGCTCTACCTGCCCCTGTGTGATGGGTCTGGCGATGCTGCAAAAAATATAGCTTCTGACGATTGCTGTGAGTGTGCTTGA
- a CDS encoding gamma-glutamyl-gamma-aminobutyrate hydrolase family protein has protein sequence MSLLSHSASRLKIGLSACFSHADPDRSLFTNKTLQYVEQSIAHWIMSAGALVVMVPCPTGETARGDVTLKHYAEWLDGVVMHGGSDVWPGSYGEEPLKDAWLGDRVRDLYDLAVVEAFSQAGKPIFGVCRGLQLINVAFGGTLYQDIETQHPGALQHRNAITYDQHVHEVDIVPHTQLARLYPGRRRVTVNSIHHQGIKRLAPGFDIEAWSHPDGLPEAIRRQGGNGRGYIAATQWHPEFRSREGVTLDDMPLLRDFLAACSQARARPRPGRGPLQIRDRAERLLRRALLRRH, from the coding sequence ATGTCGCTCCTGTCCCATTCCGCCAGCCGCTTGAAGATTGGCCTGTCGGCCTGCTTCTCGCATGCCGACCCCGATCGATCGCTGTTCACCAACAAGACCCTGCAGTACGTGGAGCAGTCGATTGCGCACTGGATCATGTCGGCCGGCGCACTGGTGGTAATGGTGCCCTGCCCCACGGGCGAGACGGCGCGCGGCGATGTCACGCTCAAGCATTACGCCGAATGGCTCGATGGCGTGGTCATGCACGGCGGCTCGGATGTCTGGCCCGGCAGCTATGGCGAGGAGCCGCTCAAGGACGCCTGGCTGGGTGACCGCGTGCGCGACCTGTATGACCTGGCGGTGGTCGAGGCCTTCAGCCAGGCCGGCAAGCCCATTTTTGGCGTGTGCCGCGGGCTGCAGCTGATCAACGTGGCCTTTGGCGGCACGCTGTACCAGGACATTGAGACCCAGCACCCCGGCGCCCTGCAGCACCGCAACGCCATCACCTACGACCAGCATGTGCACGAGGTGGACATCGTGCCCCACACGCAGCTGGCGCGGCTGTACCCGGGGCGCCGGCGCGTCACCGTCAACAGCATCCACCACCAGGGTATCAAGCGGCTGGCGCCGGGTTTTGACATCGAGGCCTGGAGCCACCCCGACGGCCTGCCCGAGGCCATACGCCGCCAGGGCGGCAACGGACGCGGCTACATCGCGGCCACGCAGTGGCACCCGGAGTTCCGCTCACGCGAGGGCGTGACCCTGGACGACATGCCGCTGCTGCGCGACTTTCTGGCCGCCTGCAGCCAGGCCCGCGCGCGTCCGCGGCCCGGCCGCGGCCCGTTGCAGATCCGCGACCGCGCCGAGCGCCTGCTGCGCCGCGCGCTGCTGCGGCGCCATTGA
- a CDS encoding DUF1439 domain-containing protein, which translates to MHRRQILAQLGAASLALLTGCARAAPGYTISQRQLQQALAERFPRSYPLAGLLDLQLQAPRLTLLPERNQLNAVMDLAATGPLLARRYTGVFDVDFGLRYEAQDRSIRAHRLQVNALQLEGLKPQAAALLQRYAQQLADQSLHGVVLHQLQDKDLAPIDALGLQPESINVTPRGLLVRFGPKPLS; encoded by the coding sequence ATGCACCGCAGACAGATCCTTGCCCAGCTGGGCGCCGCCTCCCTGGCCCTGCTGACCGGCTGCGCCCGCGCGGCGCCCGGCTACACCATCAGCCAGCGGCAGCTGCAACAGGCCCTGGCCGAGCGCTTTCCGCGCAGCTACCCGCTGGCCGGCCTGCTGGATCTGCAGCTGCAGGCGCCGCGCCTGACCCTGCTGCCCGAGCGCAACCAGCTCAACGCCGTGATGGACCTGGCCGCCACCGGCCCGCTGCTGGCGCGCCGCTATACGGGCGTTTTCGACGTGGACTTCGGTCTGCGCTACGAGGCTCAGGATCGCAGCATCCGCGCGCACCGGCTGCAGGTGAACGCGCTGCAGCTGGAGGGCCTGAAACCCCAGGCCGCCGCGCTGCTGCAGCGCTATGCCCAGCAGCTGGCAGACCAGTCGCTGCATGGCGTGGTGCTGCACCAGCTGCAGGACAAGGATTTGGCGCCCATTGACGCGCTGGGCCTGCAGCCCGAGAGCATCAACGTCACGCCGCGTGGTCTGCTGGTGCGCTTTGGGCCCAAGCCATTGTCTTGA
- a CDS encoding tRNA-uridine aminocarboxypropyltransferase: protein MSHAVSELRAARLARSAKPFLARGGSRRPHCPACRLVTSHCQCALRPQVHTHAGICLLMHDTEPLKPSNTGWLIADLVVDTHAFGWARTEVDPALLALLADPQWQPYVVFPGEYAPPERVLQTLHEAAGAGPRPLFVLLDATWPEARKMFRKSPYLERLPVLSLEGDVSRYRLRRSRRGEHLCTAEVAALCLDKAGDAQAGALLQAWLDVYSERYLLAKNQRPVDPDSAAHRQLAAAQA, encoded by the coding sequence ATGAGCCACGCCGTCTCCGAGCTGCGCGCCGCCCGCCTGGCGCGCAGCGCCAAGCCCTTTCTGGCACGCGGTGGCTCGCGCCGCCCGCATTGCCCGGCCTGCCGCCTGGTCACCAGCCACTGCCAATGCGCACTGCGCCCGCAGGTGCACACGCATGCCGGCATCTGCTTGCTGATGCACGACACCGAGCCGCTCAAGCCCAGCAATACCGGCTGGCTGATCGCCGATCTGGTGGTCGACACTCATGCTTTTGGCTGGGCGCGCACCGAGGTCGATCCGGCCCTGCTGGCGCTGCTGGCCGACCCGCAATGGCAGCCCTATGTGGTGTTCCCTGGCGAGTACGCGCCGCCCGAGCGCGTGCTGCAGACCCTGCACGAGGCCGCCGGGGCAGGCCCGCGTCCGCTGTTCGTGCTGCTGGACGCCACCTGGCCGGAGGCGCGCAAGATGTTCCGCAAGAGCCCCTATCTGGAGCGCCTGCCGGTGCTCAGCCTGGAGGGCGATGTCTCGCGCTACCGGCTGCGCCGCTCGCGGCGCGGCGAACATTTGTGTACCGCCGAGGTGGCCGCCCTGTGCCTGGACAAGGCCGGCGATGCGCAGGCCGGTGCGCTGCTGCAGGCCTGGCTTGATGTCTACAGCGAGCGCTACCTGCTGGCCAAGAACCAGCGCCCGGTCGATCCGGACAGTGCGGCCCACCGGCAGCTGGCCGCCGCCCAGGCTTGA
- a CDS encoding amino acid ABC transporter substrate-binding protein, translating to MTALRHLLCAAPLLAALAVQAQDADSTPSNPGPQALTGTLAQVHASGSIALAYRGSSVPFSYLGAQGGQPIGYSIELCKALVRAVEVAVQRPLEIRWVSVTSATRMQAIVSGQADLECGSTTSNLERQKTVAFSPTIFVAGTRLLVRKGEGIRDWRDLAHKKVAVTAGTTNEQVMRNLSQRLKVPMTLLVAPDHAQAFAEVDSGAADAFATDDVLLYGLVAQTPGAAKRLAVVGELLSYEPYAVMFRKADPQLAKLVTDSMRALARDGEIDRQYRRWFLQKLPGSQQRLGLPMSAQFEAIIQSLAAAQVE from the coding sequence ATGACCGCGCTGCGCCATCTTCTCTGCGCTGCGCCCCTGCTGGCGGCCCTGGCCGTGCAGGCCCAGGACGCGGACAGCACACCCAGCAACCCCGGGCCGCAGGCGCTCACCGGCACCCTGGCCCAGGTGCATGCCAGCGGCAGCATTGCGCTGGCCTACCGGGGCAGCTCGGTGCCGTTTTCCTACCTGGGCGCGCAGGGTGGTCAGCCCATCGGCTACTCGATCGAGCTGTGCAAGGCGCTGGTGCGCGCCGTCGAGGTGGCGGTGCAGCGGCCCCTGGAGATTCGCTGGGTGAGCGTGACCTCGGCCACGCGCATGCAGGCCATTGTTTCGGGCCAGGCCGATCTGGAATGCGGCTCCACCACCAGCAACCTGGAGCGGCAGAAGACCGTCGCCTTCTCGCCCACCATCTTTGTCGCCGGCACGCGGCTGCTGGTGCGCAAGGGCGAGGGCATACGCGACTGGCGCGACCTGGCGCATAAAAAGGTGGCGGTGACGGCCGGCACCACCAACGAACAGGTGATGCGCAATCTGTCGCAGCGCCTGAAGGTGCCCATGACGCTGCTGGTCGCGCCCGATCACGCCCAGGCCTTTGCCGAGGTGGACAGTGGCGCCGCCGACGCCTTTGCCACCGACGACGTGCTGCTCTACGGCCTGGTGGCGCAAACCCCTGGTGCGGCCAAGCGCCTGGCCGTGGTGGGCGAGCTGTTGTCCTACGAGCCCTATGCCGTCATGTTCCGCAAGGCCGACCCGCAACTGGCCAAGCTGGTGACCGACAGCATGCGCGCGCTGGCACGCGACGGCGAGATCGACCGCCAGTACCGCCGCTGGTTCCTGCAAAAGCTGCCCGGCAGTCAGCAGCGCCTGGGCCTGCCGATGAGCGCGCAGTTTGAGGCCATCATCCAGAGCCTGGCCGCCGCCCAGGTCGAATAA
- a CDS encoding putative bifunctional diguanylate cyclase/phosphodiesterase translates to MSPSADITPYRLLIVEDEALIAEETADRLTRLGYQVLGIADTGPQAIAMAQQLQPDLVLMDIRLKGAMSGIEAAEQIYQSLQTPVIFASAHSDRETLQRAQINAQFGYIVKPFRENDLTMALRVALHRHQVEESLRSSHITHASILASINDCVVVANAQGRVGFMNLPAEELLGCAGGDCFDKPLADIVPLLDAHGRQSITIDKNLPDGTTCLLNNRHGQELHVEVTVTPIADTTQREIGTTVVLKDVTERKRQDALIWRQAHFDELTGLPNRAMFREQLQGAMHKAAGLQGSVALLLLDLDNFKEVNDTLGHARGDELLRQVAQRIEACVRQGDLVARLGGDEFAIILPGMAETTAIAQLATRINTELAAPLHVGGAQLHTQASIGISVYPRDTHSLDELIKFADQAMYTAKAGGRNRFAHFNPAMQAQIVRRAMLLRDLRQALQGRQMLLHYQPIIDLRSGQVVKAEALLRWQHPQHGLISPMEFIPLAEESGLIHEIGEWVLRQAVQSVAHIRAHHARLLPINVNVSAKQLARPGFSAAHWAHLMDASNLPRNAITMEITEGTLVENSQLVRDCLTGFVQHGVEVALDDFGTGFSSLAYLKRFDIDYLKIDASFIRGLEAGGNDHAIVEAIITMAHKLGIQTIAEGVETAAQRDLLKALGCDHAQGYLFAKPLPLAAFEAYISTNPA, encoded by the coding sequence ATGAGCCCCAGTGCCGACATCACCCCCTATCGGCTGCTCATCGTCGAGGACGAGGCCCTGATTGCCGAGGAAACCGCCGACCGCCTCACCCGCCTGGGCTACCAAGTGCTGGGCATTGCCGACACGGGGCCCCAAGCCATCGCCATGGCGCAGCAGTTACAACCAGACTTGGTGCTGATGGACATACGCCTGAAAGGCGCCATGAGCGGCATAGAGGCGGCCGAGCAGATCTACCAAAGCCTGCAGACGCCGGTGATCTTCGCCTCGGCGCATTCCGACCGGGAGACCCTGCAGCGCGCGCAGATCAATGCGCAGTTCGGCTACATCGTGAAGCCGTTTCGCGAGAACGACCTGACGATGGCGCTGCGCGTTGCGCTGCACCGCCACCAGGTGGAGGAAAGCCTGCGCTCGTCCCACATCACGCATGCCTCCATCCTGGCGAGCATCAACGACTGCGTGGTGGTGGCCAACGCCCAGGGGCGCGTGGGCTTCATGAACCTGCCGGCCGAGGAACTGCTGGGCTGCGCCGGCGGGGACTGTTTCGACAAGCCATTGGCGGACATCGTGCCGCTGCTGGACGCCCATGGCCGGCAAAGCATCACCATCGACAAGAACCTGCCCGACGGCACCACCTGCCTGCTGAACAACCGCCACGGGCAGGAGCTGCATGTCGAGGTCACCGTCACGCCGATAGCCGACACCACGCAGCGCGAGATCGGCACCACCGTGGTGCTCAAGGACGTGACCGAGAGAAAACGCCAGGACGCGCTGATCTGGCGCCAGGCGCATTTCGACGAACTGACCGGCCTGCCCAACCGCGCCATGTTCCGTGAACAGCTGCAGGGCGCCATGCACAAGGCCGCCGGCCTGCAGGGCAGCGTGGCGCTGCTGCTGCTGGATCTGGACAACTTCAAGGAGGTCAACGACACCCTGGGCCACGCCCGGGGCGACGAGCTGCTCAGGCAGGTGGCGCAGCGCATCGAGGCCTGCGTGCGCCAGGGCGACCTGGTGGCGCGCCTGGGCGGTGACGAGTTCGCCATCATCCTGCCCGGCATGGCCGAGACCACGGCCATTGCGCAGCTGGCCACACGCATCAACACCGAACTGGCGGCGCCACTGCATGTGGGCGGCGCCCAGCTGCACACCCAGGCCAGCATCGGTATTTCCGTGTACCCGCGCGACACCCACAGCCTGGACGAGCTGATCAAGTTCGCCGACCAGGCCATGTACACCGCCAAGGCCGGGGGGCGTAACCGTTTCGCCCACTTCAACCCGGCCATGCAGGCCCAGATCGTGCGCCGCGCCATGCTGCTGCGCGACCTGCGCCAGGCGCTGCAGGGGCGGCAAATGCTGCTGCACTACCAACCCATCATCGACCTGCGCAGCGGCCAGGTGGTCAAGGCCGAGGCGCTGCTGCGCTGGCAGCATCCGCAACACGGCCTGATCAGCCCCATGGAGTTCATACCGCTGGCCGAGGAGTCGGGCCTGATCCATGAGATCGGCGAATGGGTGCTGCGCCAGGCGGTGCAGTCCGTGGCGCATATCCGCGCGCACCACGCACGGCTGCTGCCCATCAACGTCAACGTATCAGCGAAACAGCTCGCCCGCCCCGGCTTCAGCGCCGCCCACTGGGCTCACCTGATGGATGCCAGCAACCTGCCGCGCAACGCCATCACCATGGAGATCACCGAGGGCACGCTGGTGGAAAACTCGCAGCTGGTGCGTGACTGCCTCACAGGCTTTGTCCAGCACGGGGTGGAGGTGGCGCTGGACGACTTTGGCACCGGCTTTTCCTCGCTGGCCTACCTGAAGCGCTTTGACATCGATTACCTGAAAATCGACGCCTCTTTCATCCGCGGGCTGGAGGCCGGCGGCAACGACCACGCCATCGTCGAGGCCATCATCACCATGGCGCACAAGCTGGGTATACAGACCATAGCCGAAGGGGTGGAAACCGCGGCCCAGCGCGACCTGCTCAAGGCCCTGGGCTGCGACCATGCGCAGGGCTATCTGTTCGCCAAACCGCTTCCGTTGGCGGCATTCGAGGCATACATCAGCACCAACCCGGCATAG
- a CDS encoding FKBP-type peptidyl-prolyl cis-trans isomerase, translating to MHITKDTAVTLSYRVTDPATGKPLDTGHLAYLHGGYENIFPKVEAALEGQAVGHAANVDLAMEDAFGARDESLVRTIPKSEFPPGVKVGGQLQGAGADGQPQVFNVVKIKGPEVHLDGNHPLAGRALRFACKVTEVRAASAEEIAHRHVHGGHGHHH from the coding sequence ATGCACATCACCAAAGACACCGCCGTCACCCTGAGCTACCGCGTCACCGATCCCGCCACCGGCAAGCCGCTGGATACAGGCCATCTGGCCTACCTGCACGGGGGTTACGAGAACATCTTCCCCAAGGTCGAGGCCGCCCTCGAGGGCCAGGCCGTGGGCCATGCGGCCAACGTGGATCTGGCCATGGAGGACGCCTTTGGCGCGCGCGACGAGAGCCTGGTGCGCACCATCCCCAAGAGCGAATTTCCGCCCGGCGTGAAGGTCGGCGGCCAGCTGCAAGGGGCGGGCGCCGACGGCCAACCGCAGGTCTTCAATGTCGTCAAGATCAAGGGCCCCGAGGTGCACCTGGACGGCAATCACCCGCTGGCCGGCCGCGCCCTGCGCTTTGCCTGCAAGGTCACCGAGGTGCGCGCCGCCAGCGCCGAGGAGATTGCCCACCGCCATGTGCATGGCGGCCATGGCCATCACCACTGA
- a CDS encoding antibiotic biosynthesis monooxygenase family protein: protein MIVEVADFRVDPKNHEAFGQALTHGVQSVLSKAQGYQAHSILAGIESPGRYLLTVHWNTLEDHTQGFRESPAFAEWRAIIGPFFAQPPQVEHFTLLP from the coding sequence ATGATTGTCGAAGTTGCAGACTTCCGTGTGGATCCCAAGAACCACGAGGCCTTTGGCCAAGCGCTCACGCACGGCGTGCAGAGCGTGCTGTCCAAGGCGCAGGGCTATCAGGCGCACAGCATCCTGGCCGGCATCGAGTCGCCCGGGCGCTACCTGCTCACCGTGCACTGGAACACGCTGGAAGACCACACCCAGGGCTTTCGCGAGTCGCCGGCCTTTGCCGAGTGGCGTGCCATCATCGGCCCCTTCTTTGCCCAGCCGCCGCAGGTGGAGCATTTCACGCTGCTGCCCTGA
- a CDS encoding SDR family oxidoreductase — translation MTQTPPAAPSRLSAAPPEPVVVITGASSGIGHATALAFARRGARVVLAARNADTLAPVAMACRAAGGQALGMPTDVTDPAAVLALADRAVRHFGRIDIWVNAVGVGAVGRFDGVPLAAHRRVIEANLLGHVHGAHAALARFRAQGRGLLVNVISLGGWLPTPYAAAYAASKFGLRGLSESLRAEVADLPLVHVCAVAPTVVDTPGLSHGANYTGRRLAAPLPMVDPHAVAQAIVELADNPEPRAVTWLGLGARPARLAHALAPQGTARALRWLGDLGLRRAAPAALSEGNLFRPSLHTAIDGGHRRRLQGSAGLVALLGVAGLALGWWLGRRR, via the coding sequence ATGACCCAGACCCCGCCCGCCGCACCGTCCCGCCTGAGCGCGGCCCCGCCCGAGCCGGTGGTGGTGATCACCGGCGCCTCCAGCGGCATAGGCCATGCCACGGCGCTGGCGTTTGCGCGCCGCGGTGCACGCGTGGTGCTGGCGGCGCGCAATGCCGACACCCTGGCCCCCGTGGCCATGGCCTGCCGCGCCGCCGGCGGTCAGGCCCTGGGCATGCCCACCGACGTGACCGACCCCGCCGCCGTGCTGGCCCTGGCCGACAGGGCCGTGCGCCATTTCGGGCGCATCGACATCTGGGTCAACGCCGTCGGCGTTGGGGCCGTGGGGCGCTTTGACGGCGTGCCGCTGGCCGCACACAGGCGCGTCATCGAAGCCAACCTGCTCGGCCATGTGCATGGCGCGCATGCGGCGCTGGCGCGCTTTCGCGCCCAGGGGCGCGGCCTGCTGGTCAACGTCATCTCGCTCGGCGGCTGGCTGCCCACGCCCTATGCCGCGGCCTATGCGGCCAGCAAGTTCGGCCTGCGCGGCCTGTCCGAGAGCCTGCGCGCCGAGGTCGCCGACCTGCCGCTGGTGCATGTCTGCGCCGTGGCGCCCACGGTGGTGGACACGCCCGGCCTGTCGCATGGCGCCAACTACACCGGCCGGCGCCTGGCCGCGCCCCTGCCCATGGTCGATCCGCACGCGGTGGCCCAGGCCATCGTGGAGCTGGCCGACAACCCCGAGCCGCGCGCCGTCACCTGGCTGGGCCTGGGCGCGCGGCCGGCGCGCCTGGCGCATGCGCTGGCACCCCAGGGCACGGCGCGCGCGCTGCGCTGGCTCGGCGACCTGGGGCTGCGTCGTGCGGCGCCTGCAGCGCTCTCCGAGGGCAACCTGTTTCGCCCCTCGCTGCACACCGCCATCGACGGCGGCCACCGCCGGCGCCTGCAGGGCTCCGCCGGGCTGGTGGCGCTGCTGGGCGTGGCGGGCCTGGCCCTGGGCTGGTGGCTGGGGCGCCGGCGCTGA